One region of Candidatus Methanoplasma cognatum genomic DNA includes:
- a CDS encoding nitroreductase family protein, with the protein MERKDLYDAVWKRRSVRKYLDRHIEGDKIEILRESVRSLNEASGLTIEFVEDSDSFHSIKTFRFKNVRSVIVLKGKANDPDLYEKCGYYGEHIVLEATSLGLGTCWVALTFNKKSESLNIKGDEEMVCVISVGYGAEAMAEPTSVPDTPHRKTKSVSDFLNGNTNVPDWVTAGVKAAQFAPTAMNRQRTRFHFVDGTLSAETPGGRLNMVDFGITKFHFELAADGNFELGSPCTFGKN; encoded by the coding sequence GTGGAGAGAAAGGATCTTTACGACGCGGTATGGAAAAGAAGGTCGGTTAGAAAATATCTTGACAGGCACATAGAGGGAGATAAGATCGAGATCCTCAGAGAGTCCGTACGCTCTCTCAACGAGGCCTCCGGGCTGACAATAGAATTTGTGGAAGACAGCGATTCCTTCCACTCGATCAAGACCTTCAGGTTCAAGAATGTCCGTTCTGTGATCGTGCTCAAAGGGAAAGCGAATGATCCGGACCTGTACGAAAAATGCGGATATTACGGGGAACATATAGTGCTGGAGGCAACGTCTCTCGGACTCGGCACCTGCTGGGTTGCCTTGACCTTTAACAAGAAAAGCGAATCGTTGAACATAAAAGGCGATGAGGAAATGGTATGCGTGATATCTGTAGGCTACGGCGCGGAAGCTATGGCCGAGCCGACATCTGTGCCGGACACACCGCACCGCAAGACAAAGAGCGTGTCCGATTTCCTTAACGGCAACACCAATGTTCCGGATTGGGTGACCGCGGGCGTTAAAGCGGCACAATTCGCGCCCACTGCGATGAACCGTCAGAGGACCAGATTCCATTTTGTCGATGGAACGCTTTCCGCAGAGACCCCCGGAGGCAGACTGAACATGGTCGACTTTGGTATAACCAAGTTCCACTTTGAGCTGGCAGCCGACGGAAATTTCGAACTGGGTTCCCCCTGCACATTCGGGAAGAACTGA